A single genomic interval of Zingiber officinale cultivar Zhangliang chromosome 4A, Zo_v1.1, whole genome shotgun sequence harbors:
- the LOC121969743 gene encoding putative HVA22-like protein g: MIGSLVNRSLALILGYAYPAYECFKIVELNKPDIEQLLFWCQYWILVAVLTVLERVGDNFISWIPMYGEAKLAFFVYLWCPRTKGTTYIYETFFQPYMSKHEKEIDQNLLELRTRVGDFAILYFQKVANYGQTRFFEILQYATSQSASQPSKACPVERSQTEKIALGQALSQQIPRTKSTSASAGEPAEQAKQPSRVSSSPTRIQRQEPVKTDIPHPSEATAKVPSSLSQSNTETTTLQVAIGEKETQQVAIAKQNGNEKEKQDQSPVEETPIEGAIRVTRARLRNRAATSGSSAC; encoded by the exons ATGATCGGGAGTCTCGTCAACAGAAGTCTTGC GTTGATTCTTGGATATGCATACCCCGCTTACGAATGCTTCAAGATCGTAGAGTTAAACAAGCCGGACATAGAGCAGCTTCTTTTTTGGTGCCAGTACTG GATTTTAGTTGCTGTTCTGACTGTTCTTGAAAGAGTGGGGGACAATTTTATTTCATG GATACCTATGTATGGTGAAGCAAAGTTGGCATTCTTTGTGTATCTTTGGTGTCCTAGAACAAAG GGGACAACATATATTTATGAAACCTTCTTTCAACCATACATGTCAAAGCATGAGAAAGAGATAGATCAAAACTTACTTGAGCTGAGAACAAGGGTTGGGGATTTTGCCATCCTTTACTTTCAGAAGGTTGCAAACTATGGCCAGACAAGGTTTTTTGAGATCCTACAGTATGCCACATCACAATCAGCCTCACAGCCATCCAAGGCTTGTCCTGTTGAG CGATCACAGACAGAAAAGATAGCACTGGGACAGGCACTGTCTCAACAAATTCCTCGAACAAAATCAACATCAGCTAGTGCTGGTGAGCCAGCGGAGCAAGCTAAGCAACCCAGCAGAGTATCATCCAGCCCCACCAGAATCCAACGTCAGGAACCAGTAAAGACAGATATTCCTCATCCGTCAGAGGCAACTGCCAAAGTTCCATCATCATTGAGTCAATCAAACACCGAAACTACTACCCTTCAAGTAGCCATAGGTGAAAAGGAAACACAACAGGTTGCAATTGCCAAACAAAATGGCAATGAAAAAGAAAAGCAAGATCAGAGTCCTGTTGAAGAGACACCTATAGAGGGGGCTATACGTGTGACTCGTGCTAGGTTGAGAAATCGAGCTGCTACTTCTGGTTCATCTGCTTGCTAG